TCTAGTGCCTCACAGCAAGGACAGGTGACTGGAACAAAAGGATCCCACTCCGATCCCTGACTCCTAGGGCACTGTCTTTGAAAAGGGTCTGTCCCTAacaatggggatggggatggggccaGAGAGTGTGAGGATACCTTGCATCCCTGCATCCCAGAACCAGGCTCAGCAGCAGCTGCATACCTTAGGTGCTGGGGGTTCCCCCCTGCCTGGGGTGTCGGCACCTGCCTCCTGGGCAGCTGCTTCCTTCTTCCATTGTTCCACCTCTTGCTCAGCTTTCTGAGAGACAAAGGCAATTCTCAGTGAGGGCAGTCCTTACTCCTACCCTGTCCCACCCAAGAGAGAAGCAGCCTCTGCCCTTCCCACTGCCCATGCAGAAAGGCTTCAGGGCTCCCAGCCCACCACCACACATATGTACCTTATACGCCTTGATGAAACGGCTGAAGAGGGAAAAGAACATGGAGGGGGATGTGGTCTTGGGGTTTTCTCCGAAGTACTCCACCACAGACTCATAGGCCTCCTGTTGGCACAGCCCATCGCCCTGTTAGCATGGGCTCCTCAGAGCCTGATGCCACTCTGTACCTCCTCAGGACATTGGCTACTTCATCTGTTCCTCCAGGCAGGTGGCCCTTCACTTCTGCTTCATCCCCAAAGGGTCCCAGCTGTGGCCACACCCCTCCAGACCTGGGCTATACACCCCCACCTAGTGATCCAATGGCAAGGACTCCTTCATTTCCCCAACCCAACTTCCCTGGCTCCAGATcaggccagccccagcccacctgaGCAGTCTTGCTGTCTGCCAGTAGCTTGTCCATGGTGGGAGAGTTGGCCCTGAGGAACTCCTTAAGCACCAAGCAGTCATCCTGCCGCACAAACTCCCTCTGTGTCAACTCCAGGCCTCGTTGCAGGGAGCGCACATCCCCCAGGACACTGTCCAGGGACACTGGGTGGAAGGCAGGGCAGCGTGAACTCAAGGAATCTGAGAGGCAGCACTCCTACCCAGTTACATCTTGCAGTCCCCTTGCTTCCCAGTGGCCTCCGGCCTGAACTCCTGCCTGCTCAGGGCCCTGGCTGCTCTATACCTGAGCCTGCCTTGTCCAGGAAGTGCAAGTCACTGTGGAAGCCTGTGAGCTGTGGGTACTTCTCAGCAATGACCTTCACCAGGTAGTGCAGCAGTGTCTGCTTTCGGTCAGTCGACTTCATCTCCAACAGCTGAGCAAAGACCTGTTGTAAGCCACAGGCCACcagccagcccccagcccccatgcCAGGCCCCCCACCTCACCACATCCAGACTCTGGAGCCGGAAACCATAGGCTGCCCCACGCTTGCTGCTGTTCATGTAGTTGCCAAAGGCCAGGACGATCTGGGAGAGGCAGGGGAAGAGACTCAATAGGGTACCAGGGCTGGGGAAGCCCCTTAAGTAAACATTACACAAGAAAAAAGGTGACGAAAAGTgagcctgcacacacacagcCTACCACACTTCTGAATGGAACTCTCTCTCCATGACACACATACTTGTGTGTATGCACGTTTCACATGTGTGCATGGTTAACCCATGAACATATCCAATTTTGCCCTTTGCTGGTCCAACCCAAAATTGGCAGCCACTTTCCCCTCCTAGGGGTTGTCACCCTTTTGCCAACCATTACTACTGGTCCCCTCCTGGGATGGTCCACTGCTGCTCACACAGCAATACCCAGAGGGGCTGACCCCTCTGGCAGGGTCTCAGATACCCTGTTAAAGGCATGGCTGCTGTCACCAATCCTCACCCAGATCTAGTTTTGTCTTTCAAAGCATGTACATGAGAAGTGGGAACATTATCTTTGTTGTACACTATGTAGGTGGGGCCTTCTCACACTGCTTAGAAGAGGCCAGGATGGGCCCAGCCTCTGGGCCCCTTGCCCTGGGCTCTCACCTCTAGGATCTGCCGGAGTTTGTCAGAGGACTTGATGGACATTGAGGCTGCAATGATGGCATTCAGTTGCTGGAGGTGAGACAGGGGAGGTAAGTTGGAGGCACCCTCATCAAGAGGCTCAGGTCTCCCAGATGAAGCCTGGGCTGAGAGATGCCTCCCCCCACCCAAAGCCCAGGCCACACTGCCCTGCCCGCCCCGCCCACACCGGCATGAGCAGCTGGGCCGTATCCGGGAAGTTGCCCAGGAAGGTGAGCGTGGACATGCGCTCCGGCAGGCGTGGGATGCGGCTAAAGCGTAGCATGAAGCGGTCCTCTTCCGACAGCTCCTCCAAGGGACGCTGCTCCCGCTCAAAGCGGGCAATGAGGCTGCGCTCATACTCCGTGGGCAGAAAGCGGGTCAAAAGCTCCAAGAAGTCCAGGCCGAGAGCCTGCAGGTCATACCTGATGGATGAGCAGAGGAGCCAGCCGTTTAAACCCCATATCCACCAGCCCAGAGAACAAGACTACATTCCCTCCTTTGGTTGAATAAATGaacttaaatatttactatttgctGACAGCTTCAGAGAACAAGAAGTAGGAGTTTCGAGAAAATGGGAGTTTGGGAGCCCAGGTCCCCATCATTCATCAATGGCAGAAGCCCTACTATAAATCTCTCTGCCAAAGAGGCAAGAAGGGAGTGGGATGTCCCAATCTAGGCCTGGACTCAGTTTTCttaacctaaaaatggaaatacagtTCCCTGTCCACGGTTCCAATGAAGCTTATAGGCTCTGTCCCCCAGCAGGGGCTCTTACTAGGCTCTGCCTGAAGATCCCAGCCTAGAAGAGGGGCTGAGCTGCCAAAAGCCCAGAGCAGGGTACTCACGTCTCAATAGCCTGGCAGATGCGGTCGGCCCCCAGATTGCCCTTGCGCAGAGTGATGGCCAGGTTTTTGGCCCGGTTGGCCTCAATGAGTGTTGCTTTACTGGGGGCCTTGTGAGCTGCCTTGCCCTTGAGAGCACTGATGTCCAGACTGGGGCCTTGAGACTTAGTCTTGAACTGTTCCTCAAAGTCACTCATGTCCAGCTCCTAGGGTACAGGGGGAGAAGGTGGGGCTGGTTGGGGCCAAGGTCTGGCACACTCCGAGTGAGCACTGTGTTCAAGGATAGAACCACTGGTTCAGCTCTGATAGGCTATCAGCAGAGAGACAAAGCAATAACCCAAATAGAACATAGGCCGTGATACAGGAGAAGCACAAGGAACACTGAGGAAGAAGAGAACCACCCAGCCTAGAAGACCCAGCCTTGGACCATTAAGAAAGGAGTGAACTGGTCatcagggaaaagggaagggcaAAGGGTACAGAATGATCAGTGGCTCAGAAGCAATGGAACACATCCCTTTTggaaaactgaaagtggaatCAAGAGGGCTAAGGTCCTGGTTGTGAAGAAGTGGCAGGAAAAGGGCCTGAAAGGAGAGGGATATGCCCCTCTATAGGAAAGGAGGGTAAAGACTCCAGGGAGGTCAGTATACCACTGCCTACTAGACCAATGCACCAAGGCAGTGTAGCTTAATGCTCTGCCCATCTCCACTTCTGTAAAACTGGGTGGAGATGACCACCCCCATGATCCTGGCAAGCCCCCACCTCTTCGATGCCCACACTAGGAGCAAGACAGGTGCACTCACTTGTAGCACTTTCTCATCGTTGAGCTCTGTGAACACGGTGCCTGTAATCTGGCTGGGTTTCAGGGCCACCCAGTTCAAGAGTGGCATCCGGAACTTGGTCTGGATGGGTTTCTTGGCCTTCACTCCTGGGGCCGGGAGGGAGTGGTGAGCACTGGGGGCGCTAGAGGCAACCAGCCCAGCAAGGCCTGacagggcagcaggaggcagtAGGAAGCCCCTGGACAGAGGGTCCTGGAGGACACTGAGGCTGGGGCTCTACTCATCTCCCCCAAGCCCTGGGCTCGAGGGGGTCCACTCCACTCACCTAAGCTCGTCTCTGGGCCAGGCCCTCCAAGGGCATCAGGGGGACCTCCGGGCGGCGGTGGGGGCGGCGGTGGCACTGGTCCGTCAGTGCCGAGAGGTGGCGGCGGaggcggtgggggtgggggcggtaAGTCTCCTGGCAACGGTGGTGCAGGCGGGGGCTCTGGGCTACCCGGGAGGGGCGGGGCCGGTGGGGGCGTCGAGGGAGGGGCTTCCTGTTGGAACTGGGGGCCAGGCGGTGGGGGTGGTGGCGCGGGCGGTGCTGCTCCAGGAGCCAGCTCTGCTGCAGGTGGGAGATCTGAAGCCAGCGAGGGCGGGGCGGGGGAGGAGCGAGTCAACTTCGTGGCTTAGGTGGTTTCAGGTCCGCCTCCCTGCCCTGTGACTTACCTGCGCCTATCTGAGCCACACCCACAACCCAGACCGCCCTCAGCTGACTCTTGAGTGCCAGACCTGGCCCCAGGTTCCCCTTCCAGGCcctgatcccccgcccccaccgcaccccacccCAGCTTGAAGCTCCCGCGCACCTGGGCTGGGGGAGCAGCTGGGCAACGCCGGAGTAGGAGCATCACTGCCGCTTGGGGTTGCCACAGTGACTGGGACGATCTCAATGGAGACGGCATCCCCGGGCCCCCGCAGGATTCGGATTAACCCCTTTTCCTCCAATTCCTCGACCTTCAGCTCCAGGGCGGAGGGCCGTGCCGGGGCGGGAGGAGGCACTTTCTCAGGCTCCGGGGGACGTCTGGAGATGCCCATGGGGGTTGACTCGCTGAAGCGTTCCTGCAAGCCCCAGGGAAGGAATCAGTGCCCACCGGCAGGCTCCAGGCTCCGTGGCACAAAGTCTCCATCCTTTCCCAGGGTTAGGGAGGAGCTGTCAAGCCCAGAAACCCCAGCCAGCCTATTCTTAGGAGCCCACCCCAGTCCAAACCCCAGCCTCACCCTCAGGGTCTCCAGTTCCTTGCGGGCCTGGCTTAGCTGCTTTTCCAGTTCAGCAATCTTGGCCATGGAGTCGTTCTCTGCGTCCCGAAGCCGCTCTGTCAGCTGTAGCACCGGCACATGGTGAGCTACCACCCGCGGCCAGGCAGCACTGGCACCGCCGGTGAGGGGGCGGCATCAGGCAAGCCTGCCTGGAGCTGGGGGAGGCTCCCAGATCCGCTCAGCCCCGCGTGCCAAGGGTGGGCCGAGCCTGGTACTTGAACCTCAGTAAGAGGAGGGGAAACTAAGGACCACCGATGAGAAAGGTGGGTGGGAAGGAGGAGACTGAGCTAGGAGGGACCCCGGGCACCCAGTTCCTCCAAGTCAAAGCTTGGGGTCTGAGCATCTGTGGAGGTGGCGCCTGCCTTTCACATAAATCCCACACGGTGCAGGAGCTCGCTGAATACTCATTGAGAAAGACACCCAAAGGACTCAGGAATTGGATTCAGGCCAAACTCAGGGGCTAGAAGGACAGCCACCTCCAATTCACATCCAGAACAGTGCTTGCCCTTCAGTACCTTATTATGCCTTCAGGCCCTAGGACCCTGAGACATAAGTGTTCAGAGGGCTTATTACGCGCTGGGCTGGGTTCAGGACCAGCTCTCACCAGTGCCACTTGCTCCTGCAGCTCCTCCATGTGCTCCAGCACAGCATTCTTGGTCTCAGTGTCCTCCAACAGCGAACCCACATCAAAAATGTTGTCCAGATATGCCTGAATCTGCACCTGCAGCTTGTCACTCTCCGTAAGCCGAAGCCTCTGTCCCCAGATGGAATGAGCAGGGTGAGGCCTAATTCCGGGGGTCTTTCTGACCATTCACCATTACTGGGACCCAGAGGAAGGGGCCTGAACCCTAGCctgcctttttctttatttttttattgagatataattcacatgcgATAAAATTCACCATCTGAAAGTATATGCTTCAAGAGTTTTTAGTACGTTCACAAGGTTGTCATCATCACtatctaatttcagaacattttcatcacatttcccccccccaaaaaaaaaatcctataccCCATTAGTCACTCCTATTCCCTCCTCCCTACCCCCTGGAAACCATTCATTTacttactatctttttttttttttcattcatttacttccTATTTCTATGGATTTATacattctggacatttcatataaagaaTCACATATGTAGCCTTTTGTGTCTAGCTTCATTTACTTAAGGTGATGTTTTTAAGGCTTGTCCATGTAACCTGTCAGTACTATGTCTCTTTGTTATGGCTGAATATATTCCACTGTACATACATATAAATTGAGACTGCTTTTCACCTTTGTCAATCTTGGCTTTCAAAAATCCAATCCCAGAGGCCCTACTGCTCCAGCCAACCTTCTAAAAGGAATCTGGGCAGAAGCTGCAGTTTCTCTGCTTAGGCTGGGCCAAGAAGCCCCAAGACCCCTGCCCACCTTCCCAGGACCCAGACCTTCCTGCCTAATATCTGTGGGCTCCCTATTATGTCCTAGAGTGAGAGTGGCTATCTGAGCTGGTACTCCCAGAATCAGACCCAGGGCCACTGGAGTGTATTCCAGTGCCTGCCACAAAAGCTGCTGGACTGAGTGCCTATCCTGTGTTGGGCATTGTTCTACACATTAGAGTCATTATTACTTCTATGATTTTCTTGTTtgacagatgggaaaactgagagaGAGGAACTCAGAGAGAGGAACAGATCTATCCAAGATCACATGACTAGGAAGTAGCAGAGCCAGGATCTGAACCCAGATCTGCCAACCAGCTGGCCAAAATCTGTGTTGGTTGATGGTTATGtcgggggaaggggaaggagtgcAGTGCTCACCTCCAAGTACAAGTCCAGACCCAGATGAGTGAACTCATATTGCAAGAAGACACGGAAGTTCATATTCTCCACCGAGTGTACCACAATGTTGATGAATTGCATGCAGGCCACCTGGGGGTCCAGGAGAGCAAGTCTGTGATCCTCTAAGTAGGGGGTGCTCAACCTCCATTTATCCCCAAGTCTCCCTACCTCTCCATAGTATTTACTCCACTAACACAGTGTTGTCACCTCTATGTCCCCAATCTAGCcctctccccccaacacccactCCTTCCCCACTGGCCAGTCAGCCCTCATGCTTTACTGGGGCAGAACCCAGAGCCCAGCCACTCCCTGAACCCAACAGGGCCTGGCCTGGGCCCCAGCCAGCCTCCTAAGCTCACCATGAAGTCGATATTGCTGTCCTCATTCCGGAAATAATCCATGAGCTTTTCAAAGCGGTGCTGTTCCCCACATACCTGGGTAGGGGGAATGGTGCTCACTGAGAACCCAGTAACACCTCTCCTAAGCCATCCTGGCTGTCACCCTTGTACGGCTACAAGGTCCTCATCAGATATATCTAAGCTAAGCCATGTCAGTCTTCTGCTGCAAACTCCACTCTCGCTCAGTCCCCTCCCAGAGCCCTCTTGTACACTTACTCTGCACGTGGGCACACTCCCGCCTCAAGGCCTTTGCACGTGCTGTTCCAACTGCCTCAACAATGACCACACCCACCCTCACCTCTCTCACAGCTTTGCTCAAGTCTTACCTTCTCAATGAGGCTCCCTGACCACCCTGCAGCCAGTTCTCCCCCAAGCCAGTGTCTCTTTTTCCCTACAACACTTGTCATTTCCTAACACACTATgtaatttccttatttattaCATTGTTTATTATATGTCTtctctgcttttttgtttctcttgcttACTGATATATCCCAGGGTCCCATTCCTGCCTGGCTCATAATAGGTCCTCAGTAAACATTCATTAAGGAATGAAGGAACACATCCAGCTCATGCACCATATTCCCACACAACCACTCTAGCAAGCCTATTAGCCAGAGTGCGCAACCCCAAGATGTCAGAATCAAGTCCAGTTCGGACCTGGCAAGCCTGAGAATCAGAGGCTTAGCAGATCCCTATAGTTGTCCCTGTCCCAGTCAGCCAGTGCCCCCACCTGATTCTGTACCTTCCTTGCAGAACTTCCTTATCCTCTGGGTTCCCCAAATGCCTACCCAATATCCTCAGCTGCTCCCATCAGAGGTTACAACTACTAGCCCCAGGGGCAAGTATGTGTTTGGATGGGGACTCCGGTACCTCCTTGAAATTGTCAAAGGCTGCAAGGATGATATCATGTCCTCCCCGCACCAGGCACACAGCCGCAAGCAGCTCCAGCACCAGGGCCTTGGTTCTGGGCAAAGAGTGGACAAGTTGTCCCTCAGGAACCAGCAGTGCCCATAGCCAGGGTGGGCATGGCCCTGGCTAGAGGAGGACAGGGGCACTGACGGCAGAGGTAGGATGAGTCTGGGCAGCAGTCCTGAGAACTGGGGGACAGAGTAGGCAAGGGGTTAAGTAGAAGAGTCTACATGTGGAGACAGATTAGGGACGTGAACCTTACCGGGGGTTCTTATTGTTGAGACTCAGAGCAATCTCATTCACACAGGCCGGGTGGTTCATAACAAGGCTAAAGCCAGactggggagagaagagaggtcCGTCAGCACCTCCTACATATTTGATGCCGTGCCTTTCTGATCTCTAATGCCCTCAGcttagaaagttattttttttttcttatctgacCACATCTCCTCAGCAGCAGCCAGATCCTAAAACTGTCCctcttttaatttgtcttttccAAAGCCAGTGTCAGCCACCTTGGACATGCTGAGTCCTTAAGGGCTGAGAAAATAAGAGAGACAAGCTTCACCCGCAGGTTCCTCCAAACACGGCCAAATGCTCTCCCCATGGACCTTGCTATTCAGTTCCGCTTGGCCCCCAGGTGAGGCACGTCCTTGCCTCAGCCACACCCAGGAGCACTCAAGGGGATCTGACAAGGGGGGAGCAAAAATGTGGGCATCCCCTCAAGATTCATCAGCCTCAAGATCCCCTACCAGCCCAGATCCCCAGGGTTCCCtgctggggcggggggggggagcagGGAGAAGGACATTTGGTCTCCAAATATCAGCAATTTGCACAATCCCCAGTGAAGACAGccccctctccccagctccccTAGTCCCATGGCCACCAGCCAACCTGGTAGTTCATGATGGCGCGCAGGCACATGATACAGACGTGGACATCATCCTTCTGGCTGACGATACGGGAATTCCGTAAGGCCTTCCTGCTGTGGGCAGGGGTCATCctgggtggggtgcagaagacaacAGGTCAGAGCTCTGAGACCCAACTTCctgctccccccaccaccaccaataaGATGATCGCTGGAGTAAGAGAGGGCATATTTGGAACCTTAAGCCACTGCCTCCCATCTACCTATCCAAAGAGCCCAACTGAGGGCAGGTGGGCCTCCTCAGTCCTCAGGCAGGGAGGGTGGGTCGAGGAAGCAAAGACCCTTACAAGGACTTAGCACTAAGAAGAGTTGCTGTGTTTGGGGTGGAGAGAACTGAGAGAGGGGCCAGACAGATTCGGCTTGGAAGAAGCCATGAGAAGACTTTCCACAAGGTGGCGCTCGTAGCCACTTGGGCTCATCTCCATCTTGAGAGGCAGATTGTGAATGCAGAATGCTGTGGTTCAAGAACATTCCAGGTCACCACGTactaggcaagttacttaatctcccTGTACCCCACTTTCCTCAGTTGTAAAATAGGTATGGCAATAATAGCACCTTCTTGACAGGGTTGCTGGGACTATGAAAAGAGCTCGGAACAGCTCTTGGCACCTAGTAAGGACTACATGTGCGTGCGTGCTCAATTATtcttggccaaaaaaaaaaaaaaagtgtgatgttttcatttttgtagaaCTGCCAACGGAGACTTCCACGTCAGTCCTCTTGGTAATTCTATCACATTTCCAGCAACACTAagaggccccacctcctcccaagTCCTCGCCTCTGCTTGCTACATCACCCGTTTACGTCATGACACAAATATGCTTAAGTCTTTGCTGTTCCTCCCCCCTGGACTGCCCTTCCTTGCCCCTGTTGTTGCCTATACAGCCTCTGTCCATCTTTAAGACATAGTTCCAGCATCATCCCTTCTGAGTAGCCCTGCTCATGCCCCAGGTCGTGGCcacctcccttctttttttttttttttttttaatttatttttagttttcggtggacacaacatcttttttacttttatggggtgctgaggatcgaacccagcgccccacgcatgccaggccagcgcgctactacttgagccacatccccagcccgccacCTCCCTTCTTAAAGTTGCCACATCTCTGTGACAACCTGTCACACTGAATTGTTCCCCACTAAATTATGGAACCCCCAAAGGAGGGTGATCTGACATATGGGTACCTGCCACATACCTAATACATAGTAAGtgctttaaaatgtttgttgaacGAGTAAGGGAATGAATGAACAGAGAAATATTGTGAGAGTTTGGGGGTTAATATGCAGTTGGTTCCCTAAACCCAAAGTTGGAAGCTGGGTTCCACAAGATGCTCCAAGGtcatttccttcctcctcccacctcccagctGGATGCCCTATATTTAGATAAGGAGACCTACCACAGTAGCTGAACCCAAGGATGTCAGCTGAATGCCCCATccaacccacccaccccccagggAGCTGGCCAGGCAAGCACCGGCCCCCAGGTGGCTACGTACCGGGGAGAAGGGGGGCACCTGGAGGccgcataggagaaaacaggggaTTAGATGGGTACAAGAGAGGTCCTACCACCCCAGAAGGCCCCTCCTCATCCCAGACCCACCCAGGTGCTCATCCCTTAACATATTAGTGTCCTGAGTGCTATGTGAGGCCCTGACTCTGGTCCCCCATGCTTGGTtacccctccccagcccccagggccaTGTATAGAGATGTCTAGATGTGACAGCATGGGGGTGACTTCTTCATTCTCCTGCCACCCTGTCTTAGGAACCACATACTTGACGGTCAAGTGGCGACTTTTGGGCACTGATGAGGGTGGCCCCTTGCTAAGATCTTCCACAGACTGCTCCAGGGGTTTGCTCTTCTCTGAGTTGGAGGCGCCGTTATCTGTGCTTTCCATGTCATACCTGGAGATACGATGCAAGGGGCTTGGAGGCCAGCACTGCAGGGGACACTTAAGAAGGGGATGGAGGAAACTGCCAGGTGGGCCAGATCTGCAGGAAAAACTGGGACAAGAGCAGGAGGCTGTGTTCTTGGCCCTGGGCTGAGCACAGCAAGAAGTGAGGGGACATCCCTCCTTGAATGGGCATGCCTTCAGGAAGGGGTGTGCAGGGCCAAGTACTGGGTCCCAGGGGGCTCCAACTATGCTGACTGGAACTGGCCAGAGGTGTGGGCTGAGGCTGAGGGACACATGGATCAAGGCTCCGAAGAGTGGCATGAGGGTGGGGTTGGGGGCTTACGTGACAGAGCACTGGGCAAAGGCCAGGTATTCCAGGAGCACATCCAGGCCACGGTTTTCCTCATTGAGAAACTCCTGCACCCACCTGTAGGGCACAGGCTCCCTGAGTCCCATCCAGGAAGTGTCCTGCTCGAGTTGTACAACAAGCACAGCCCTTGGATGGCCTTTCCCCAGGAAGACACCAACACATCCAACCTCAGGAGACCCAGTGATGCCAGGGGGTACTGGGGGCTCAGGCAGGGCCATGGTCCAGCCAGGCACCAAGCTGCCGACTGAGGATGGGCAGGAGCAAAGGAGGAGTGGCTGGACACCCACTAGGAGGTGGTCTACAGGCATAGCCTACGAAGGAGTCAGAGGAAGCCCTCCTAGACCCTAGGGGACCTAGGCCCTTGCTCACCCAATGTGGTTTGTCCTTAGGGAGGTCTCCAGCTCCCGCAGAACCTGTGTGGACTCCTGAACTCGCCTCTTGAACTGAGAGCCAAGAACAAGGAGTGTGGTGGGTGGAGCACAGTTTCCCACAGGCCATCAAGCCCTGAGGCAGCGGCCAGCAtgcccaccctccccacccccaacacaggGCCTTTCACGCTCTGCCTCCCCCACCACCTCCACACACCTGCCCAGCAGAATAAACACTCACAGGATGCATGCACTCCCCATGCATAGACGCACAGGGTGCACACAAGCTACATACACAGACGCAGAatgcacatacacagacacacacacacacctccccatagacacacacacattcctatATAAGCACACAGGGCACATACTCATTTAAGCATGCACATCCCACACACCACCCTGGGGACATAGACATAGGGTATGCACACACCCATGCATGGACACAtggggtacacacacacacacacacacacacacacacacacacactgacactgACACGAACCCACAGACAAGTTGATTCACATGGCTGTGCCAGCTGCCCAGAGCCTAGAAGGTACAAGGGGGAAGGAGAGAATAAAAGGGGAGACATATACCCCCAGGTTGGACATCCAATCAGCTGCTACCTTTCTGCTGACCCCACCGGTATCCAGGTAACTCTTCAGCTTCTGGATGTAAGCGGCAGGGGGGTTCTTGACTTGAAACCGCTCCTGAGGAGATGGATGGGGGCACAGGGAGCCAGTCAGAGCTGCCCCGGGGCCAATGACCTGTTCTCATCCCAGTgtcccatcctctgctctatccTGGGGCTCAGACTGTCTTAAGATGTCTCTGAAGGACCAATGGCACAAACCCAAACCATCTagccccaggcctggcctgcccctcctgctgtggcctccccAGGCCACAGTCCTCTTCCACCCACTGGTTTCCATGGGTAGAATGTAAAGGGTCCATCCTAGGGTAGGCCCAGCGCTAGGGGGGATTCAGCCTGAACAGTAGGCGGCaccttccctgccctccctggaCGAGAGCTGGGAGTACAGACAGGGTGTGATAGGGGGACCCTGGCAGGCTGAGGCCTCTCCCCCAGGACTCCTGTCCCCCTGTGTTGGTAGGTGCCCTTGTGGGGGCTCCTCTTCTGTGTTACACAAAGCAACTCCTAACTCAGCCACCCTATCCCTGGGACAGCAGGGAGACTCCCACAGAGGGACCATGCAGAGACCCCCACCCGCAAGGGCTCCCATCCCTCCCATCTCAGACCCCTTGGATGTGCCCAGCCACCCCCCATAACCCTCTACTTCTCCAGCCTTTGAGTCTCTACCTCTGAGATGCCAGGCCCAGCCTTTTCAGCAGGACTCCTTCAGCC
This window of the Ictidomys tridecemlineatus isolate mIctTri1 chromosome 3, mIctTri1.hap1, whole genome shotgun sequence genome carries:
- the Fmnl1 gene encoding formin-like protein 1 isoform X3, producing MGNAAGSAEQPAGPAAPSPKQPAAPKQPMPAAGELEERFNRVLNCMNLPPDKVQLLSQYDNEKKWELICDQERFQVKNPPAAYIQKLKSYLDTGGVSRKVAADWMSNLGFKRRVQESTQVLRELETSLRTNHIGWVQEFLNEENRGLDVLLEYLAFAQCSVTFSCRSGPPGSFLHPLLKCPLQCWPPSPLHRISRYDMESTDNGASNSEKSKPLEQSVEDLSKGPPSSVPKSRHLTVKCPPSPRMTPAHSRKALRNSRIVSQKDDVHVCIMCLRAIMNYQSGFSLVMNHPACVNEIALSLNNKNPRTKALVLELLAAVCLVRGGHDIILAAFDNFKEVCGEQHRFEKLMDYFRNEDSNIDFMVACMQFINIVVHSVENMNFRVFLQYEFTHLGLDLYLERLRLTESDKLQVQIQAYLDNIFDVGSLLEDTETKNAVLEHMEELQEQVALLTERLRDAENDSMAKIAELEKQLSQARKELETLRERFSESTPMGISRRPPEPEKVPPPAPARPSALELKVEELEEKGLIRILRGPGDAVSIEIVPVTVATPSGSDAPTPALPSCSPSPDLPPAAELAPGAAPPAPPPPPPGPQFQQEAPPSTPPPAPPLPGSPEPPPAPPLPGDLPPPPPPPPPPPLGTDGPVPPPPPPPPGGPPDALGGPGPETSLGVKAKKPIQTKFRMPLLNWVALKPSQITGTVFTELNDEKVLQELDMSDFEEQFKTKSQGPSLDISALKGKAAHKAPSKATLIEANRAKNLAITLRKGNLGADRICQAIETYDLQALGLDFLELLTRFLPTEYERSLIARFEREQRPLEELSEEDRFMLRFSRIPRLPERMSTLTFLGNFPDTAQLLMPQLNAIIAASMSIKSSDKLRQILEIVLAFGNYMNSSKRGAAYGFRLQSLDVLLEMKSTDRKQTLLHYLVKVIAEKYPQLTGFHSDLHFLDKAGSVSLDSVLGDVRSLQRGLELTQREFVRQDDCLVLKEFLRANSPTMDKLLADSKTAQEAYESVVEYFGENPKTTSPSMFFSLFSRFIKAYKKAEQEVEQWKKEAAAQEAGADTPGRGEPPAPKARRQQMDLISELKRKQQKEPLIYESDRDGAIEDIITDLRNQPYIRADTGRRSGRRRPPGPPLQVTSDLSL
- the Fmnl1 gene encoding formin-like protein 1 isoform X4 gives rise to the protein MGNAAGSAEQPAGPAAPSPKQPAAPKQPMPAAGELEERFNRVLNCMNLPPDKVQLLSQYDNEKKWELICDQERFQVKNPPAAYIQKLKSYLDTGGVSRKVAADWMSNLGFKRRVQESTQVLRELETSLRTNHIGWVQEFLNEENRGLDVLLEYLAFAQCSVTFSCRSGPPGSFLHPLLKCPLQCWPPSPLHRISRYDMESTDNGASNSEKSKPLEQSVEDLSKGPPSSVPKSRHLTVKMTPAHSRKALRNSRIVSQKDDVHVCIMCLRAIMNYQSGFSLVMNHPACVNEIALSLNNKNPRTKALVLELLAAVCLVRGGHDIILAAFDNFKEVCGEQHRFEKLMDYFRNEDSNIDFMVACMQFINIVVHSVENMNFRVFLQYEFTHLGLDLYLERLRLTESDKLQVQIQAYLDNIFDVGSLLEDTETKNAVLEHMEELQEQVALLTERLRDAENDSMAKIAELEKQLSQARKELETLRERFSESTPMGISRRPPEPEKVPPPAPARPSALELKVEELEEKGLIRILRGPGDAVSIEIVPVTVATPSGSDAPTPALPSCSPSPDLPPAAELAPGAAPPAPPPPPPGPQFQQEAPPSTPPPAPPLPGSPEPPPAPPLPGDLPPPPPPPPPPPLGTDGPVPPPPPPPPGGPPDALGGPGPETSLGVKAKKPIQTKFRMPLLNWVALKPSQITGTVFTELNDEKVLQELDMSDFEEQFKTKSQGPSLDISALKGKAAHKAPSKATLIEANRAKNLAITLRKGNLGADRICQAIETYDLQALGLDFLELLTRFLPTEYERSLIARFEREQRPLEELSEEDRFMLRFSRIPRLPERMSTLTFLGNFPDTAQLLMPQLNAIIAASMSIKSSDKLRQILEIVLAFGNYMNSSKRGAAYGFRLQSLDVLLEMKSTDRKQTLLHYLVKVIAEKYPQLTGFHSDLHFLDKAGSVSLDSVLGDVRSLQRGLELTQREFVRQDDCLVLKEFLRANSPTMDKLLADSKTAQEAYESVVEYFGENPKTTSPSMFFSLFSRFIKAYKKAEQEVEQWKKEAAAQEAGADTPGRGEPPAPKSPPKARRQQMDLISELKRKQQKEPLIYESDRDGAIEDIITDLRNQPYIRADTGRRSGRRRPPGPPLQVTSDLSL